A stretch of Candidatus Vicinibacter affinis DNA encodes these proteins:
- a CDS encoding vanadium-dependent haloperoxidase, whose protein sequence is MLYRINKITALIFVFGMALFTNGCKKDNDTSNGNSNTNLVSSHPYNVVWEWNELFLALDKDALGFRPGPGPRALGYLGIAAYEVCVPGMPNFNSLKNLPSFQGSNIPELTNANEIHYPSAVNAAYAYLMSKLFEKVSYFQSARGSHIANTEAGLKLIEDLRISLESKYKAEAGNSKYNASKEWGERVASAIWEWSKTDTYGHEAYLNPLNNDPLKTPYHNWKEASLDANGKRIPGKWAPTNDNPDGGMFPFWGRVRAFATNNSQKISRPPLPYSESKTSQWYANNLEVYSATTPKASYEDEWIAEFWSDDLFGLTFAPPPRMVAIMDQVFANEKSTLEEAVYAAAVMGITLNDCAVVCWNSKWHYNTERPEHFIKDVIDPTWESQLDHPYTGTRGVTPAFPAYPSGHSTFGGGGAFALAAIWGDHYTLTDRCHENRTEFIGTPRTFYNFSDLGLEDALSRIPLGVHIRIDCVEGVRLGREIGSRVAAMPWKK, encoded by the coding sequence ATGCTTTACAGAATTAACAAAATCACTGCCCTGATTTTTGTGTTCGGGATGGCCTTATTTACCAATGGTTGTAAGAAGGACAACGATACCAGCAATGGAAATTCAAACACAAATTTAGTTTCATCCCATCCATACAATGTTGTGTGGGAATGGAATGAGTTATTCCTTGCTTTGGACAAAGATGCATTAGGCTTCAGGCCAGGACCTGGACCACGTGCTCTTGGTTACCTGGGGATTGCGGCTTACGAAGTTTGTGTTCCTGGAATGCCAAATTTTAATTCCTTAAAAAATTTGCCAAGCTTTCAGGGTTCAAATATTCCTGAACTGACAAATGCAAATGAGATACACTACCCTTCTGCAGTCAATGCAGCTTATGCCTATTTGATGAGCAAGTTGTTTGAAAAAGTAAGCTATTTTCAATCTGCAAGAGGCAGTCACATTGCGAATACTGAGGCTGGGTTGAAGTTAATTGAAGATTTGCGAATCAGCCTTGAAAGTAAATACAAAGCTGAGGCAGGCAATTCTAAATACAATGCTTCCAAAGAATGGGGAGAAAGAGTAGCATCAGCCATTTGGGAATGGTCAAAAACAGATACCTATGGTCATGAAGCTTACTTGAATCCACTCAACAACGATCCACTAAAAACCCCTTACCACAATTGGAAAGAAGCAAGTTTAGATGCCAATGGCAAGAGAATTCCTGGTAAATGGGCCCCTACCAACGACAATCCGGATGGTGGCATGTTTCCATTCTGGGGACGGGTAAGAGCTTTTGCAACCAACAACTCACAAAAAATTTCCAGACCTCCTTTGCCTTACAGCGAATCTAAAACTTCACAATGGTATGCCAACAATTTGGAAGTTTATTCAGCTACAACGCCTAAAGCAAGTTATGAAGATGAGTGGATAGCTGAATTTTGGTCAGATGATTTATTTGGATTAACCTTTGCGCCTCCTCCAAGAATGGTTGCCATCATGGACCAGGTATTTGCAAATGAAAAATCTACTCTTGAAGAAGCTGTTTATGCTGCTGCAGTCATGGGCATCACCTTAAATGATTGCGCCGTAGTTTGTTGGAATTCCAAATGGCATTACAATACAGAAAGACCAGAACATTTTATTAAAGACGTGATAGATCCTACCTGGGAATCTCAGTTGGATCATCCTTATACCGGAACCAGAGGTGTTACACCGGCGTTTCCAGCGTACCCTTCCGGTCACTCTACTTTCGGTGGTGGTGGTGCTTTTGCTTTAGCTGCAATCTGGGGAGACCATTACACCCTTACCGACCGATGTCACGAAAACAGAACTGAGTTTATTGGAACTCCTAGGACGTTCTATAATTTCAGTGACCTTGGATTAGAGGATGCATTGTCCAGAATTCCATTGGGTGTTCACATCAGAATCGATTGTGTAGAAGGCGTTCGCCTTGGAAGGGAAATTGGCTCAAGAGTCGCAGCCATGCCTTGGAAAAAGTAA
- a CDS encoding vanadium-dependent haloperoxidase: MKQYINSFSILKYFSILLVLMIFNSCSDSTHLDVSRRETIRDWNKLLIELERFTPGYRGPVSARMFAYIELAAYLSSVEECNYVNTSELLSNLDLYHGVEESGIEPGIAINSCFADLAEMFFPTISEEYKNRISALNIKNKKRFFNNLSPETYNRSLVYGKEVAHKIWEYSKTDRVGHDGFLFNYDNNYIPPSCPGCWQQMGERPMPALLPHWGKIRTFLIKPGDIEINPPIPFDTAVFSEYFRQAQELVYISENNSKEDKWIAEFWSDDKAGLTMTPVGRWFSIASQAAEKSDLSFRKLLELNMVLGLAMNDASAITWAGKYHFNVQRPEAFIQKYIQPTWVSMIPAPSFPAYPSGHSVFGATAAQVLSNYFGSNFNLTDYSHEGRKEFLGKPRSFNSFFEMANENARSRMHLGVHFRMDCEEGMRLGNRIGKIYTAKKGFLSIND, encoded by the coding sequence ATGAAGCAGTATATAAATAGTTTTTCAATCCTAAAATACTTTTCCATTCTGTTGGTGTTGATGATTTTTAATTCATGTTCTGACTCAACCCACCTGGATGTTTCAAGAAGAGAGACGATCAGGGATTGGAACAAATTATTAATTGAATTAGAACGTTTTACCCCTGGTTACAGGGGACCTGTCAGTGCCCGAATGTTTGCGTACATAGAATTAGCGGCATACTTGTCTTCTGTAGAAGAATGCAATTATGTAAATACCTCAGAGTTGCTTAGTAATTTAGATTTATATCATGGGGTGGAGGAATCAGGAATTGAACCGGGTATTGCGATCAATAGTTGTTTTGCTGATTTGGCTGAAATGTTTTTTCCGACCATTTCAGAGGAGTATAAGAATCGAATCAGTGCACTCAATATCAAAAATAAAAAAAGATTTTTCAATAATTTGAGTCCTGAAACCTATAACAGATCACTGGTTTATGGAAAGGAAGTGGCACATAAAATCTGGGAATATTCTAAGACAGATCGGGTAGGCCATGACGGCTTTTTATTTAATTATGACAACAACTACATCCCACCTTCTTGTCCTGGTTGCTGGCAACAAATGGGTGAAAGACCAATGCCGGCTTTGTTGCCTCATTGGGGTAAAATCAGAACCTTTTTGATTAAACCGGGAGATATTGAAATCAATCCACCAATCCCTTTTGATACTGCAGTCTTTTCTGAGTATTTCAGGCAAGCGCAGGAATTGGTGTACATCAGTGAAAATAATTCAAAGGAAGATAAATGGATCGCAGAATTCTGGAGTGATGACAAAGCCGGGCTTACCATGACACCCGTGGGAAGATGGTTTTCAATAGCCAGCCAGGCTGCAGAAAAATCTGATCTTAGTTTTAGAAAATTATTAGAATTAAATATGGTACTTGGATTGGCCATGAATGATGCGAGTGCCATTACCTGGGCAGGCAAATATCATTTCAACGTTCAACGACCTGAAGCTTTTATCCAAAAGTATATTCAGCCAACCTGGGTATCGATGATACCGGCACCTTCCTTTCCAGCTTATCCTTCCGGTCATTCAGTTTTTGGAGCTACTGCCGCTCAAGTATTAAGCAATTACTTTGGAAGTAATTTCAATTTAACAGACTATTCTCACGAAGGCCGCAAGGAATTTTTGGGTAAGCCCAGGAGTTTTAACTCCTTCTTCGAAATGGCCAATGAAAATGCCAGATCAAGAATGCATTTGGGGGTTCATTTTAGAATGGACTGTGAGGAAGGAATGCGCCTCGGTAACAGGATAGGAAAAATATATACCGCCAAAAAAGGATTCTTAAGCATTAACGATTAG
- a CDS encoding DUF3575 domain-containing protein yields the protein MFEYIQRMMLMFAFMQPLIAYTQDHYLKGKVLALPVKGISAVALSVGFEKNYHGRHSASAMMHFSQFGSNDYDGSVHANFKICPEYRYYFKHNTQPASKKYFMGIFTEFTRCVQKYGGEQGGPEIKLHTRELSFDPGLIIGKNFKLSSRWHLEMYAGPKCRFVASRTKTINAGNYLYHDEHSIKPGIKTGFNFAFRI from the coding sequence ATGTTTGAATACATACAAAGAATGATGCTGATGTTTGCATTCATGCAGCCCCTTATTGCTTACACACAAGATCATTATCTTAAAGGAAAAGTGCTTGCTTTACCCGTAAAGGGCATTTCAGCCGTTGCGTTGAGTGTTGGTTTCGAAAAAAATTATCATGGCAGACATTCTGCTTCTGCTATGATGCACTTTAGTCAGTTTGGTTCAAATGACTATGATGGCTCTGTTCATGCAAACTTTAAAATTTGTCCGGAATACAGATATTATTTCAAGCACAATACTCAGCCTGCATCTAAAAAATATTTCATGGGGATTTTTACAGAGTTCACAAGATGTGTTCAAAAATATGGCGGCGAACAAGGCGGTCCTGAAATAAAACTTCATACCAGGGAGCTGTCTTTTGATCCGGGTTTGATTATTGGAAAAAATTTCAAGCTTTCCTCCAGATGGCATCTGGAGATGTATGCCGGTCCCAAGTGTCGTTTTGTTGCATCCAGAACAAAAACAATAAATGCAGGAAATTATTTATACCATGATGAACATTCAATTAAGCCTGGCATCAAAACCGGTTTCAATTTTGCCTTTCGAATTTGA
- a CDS encoding response regulator transcription factor, translating to MLKVLLIEDEVKLLNSLKQGLEENQIEVETARDGEIGMSLLDKNDYHVVVSDVLMPGISGIQVLKKLRASGKHTPFIFLSALNHTDDKIEGLEAGADDYLPKPFEFKELLLRIKALARRPAEIKQTVSEILTFGDLELRYKTKEAFRKSANLRIPLTPKEFALLEYFILNPERVISKNELSEKVWNMNFDTGTNIVEVYVNFLRKKIDRPDQQKLIHTVFKTGYILKSE from the coding sequence ATGCTTAAAGTTCTTCTCATTGAAGATGAAGTGAAGTTATTGAATTCTCTGAAGCAAGGGCTGGAAGAAAATCAAATCGAAGTAGAGACTGCCAGAGATGGTGAAATCGGAATGTCGCTACTGGACAAGAATGATTATCACGTAGTGGTATCTGATGTCCTCATGCCAGGGATATCAGGAATTCAGGTTTTAAAAAAGTTAAGAGCCAGTGGAAAACATACCCCTTTTATTTTTCTATCCGCGCTGAACCATACAGATGATAAAATTGAAGGGCTGGAAGCAGGTGCAGACGATTATCTGCCTAAACCTTTCGAATTTAAGGAACTGCTTCTGAGAATCAAGGCTTTGGCCAGGAGGCCTGCTGAAATAAAGCAAACCGTTAGTGAAATTCTTACTTTCGGAGACTTGGAACTTCGTTACAAAACCAAGGAGGCTTTTAGAAAGTCAGCAAACCTCAGAATTCCACTGACTCCTAAAGAATTTGCACTACTTGAGTACTTCATCCTTAATCCGGAGAGGGTCATTTCAAAAAATGAACTGTCTGAAAAAGTTTGGAACATGAACTTTGATACCGGAACTAACATAGTGGAAGTATATGTCAATTTTTTAAGAAAGAAGATTGACCGGCCCGATCAACAAAAGTTGATTCATACTGTTTTTAAAACCGGCTATATACTTAAATCAGAATAG
- a CDS encoding vanadium-dependent haloperoxidase, which translates to MTSKLTKFSTFLLLLGLVILNNGCKNDTGSTGNDTSIKKVSDYPNEVVYEWNELFLKIERYAAGYRPGPAPTALGYMGFAVYEATAPGFSEYKSIQNNFPEINIPKIEDGKEFHWPTVVNAVYGTMMPRFFVDQPQEHKGWMTNLDARLLKKYRDEASDEVIERSRKRGQEVGEAVWKWFTSDPVAYNHYKNPFQGYDWQTNYKKEGDWKPTPPGPNQPMGGVYGRCRTFVLQGNAEKTARKPLPYSTDKNSPYYGQAYEILTRNNSLEAEEDQWVGEFWSDDLLNQTFSPGPRWIAIGDQVLKNENSNLEIAIAMSAKVGIALHESAVACWYSKYFYNVERPQTYINKYLDPTWISSLIYAENKWDGFTPPFPAYPSGHSTMGAAGAEALASIFGYSYGMTDYCHQGRAEFNGTPRTFGSFFEMAQENAWSRVPLGVHWRMDCDEGVRFGTEIARKMNSRIPWKG; encoded by the coding sequence ATGACTTCCAAATTAACAAAATTTAGTACCTTCCTTTTATTGCTTGGCCTTGTGATCTTAAACAATGGCTGTAAAAATGACACAGGCTCTACAGGAAATGACACCTCTATCAAAAAGGTGAGCGATTACCCTAATGAAGTTGTTTACGAATGGAATGAATTGTTTCTTAAAATTGAGCGTTATGCTGCCGGATACCGTCCGGGACCTGCACCTACGGCGTTAGGATATATGGGTTTTGCGGTTTACGAGGCGACCGCACCAGGATTTTCAGAATACAAATCCATCCAAAATAACTTTCCGGAAATCAACATTCCAAAAATTGAAGATGGAAAGGAATTCCATTGGCCAACTGTGGTCAATGCTGTTTATGGCACCATGATGCCAAGGTTTTTCGTGGATCAGCCTCAGGAGCACAAAGGATGGATGACAAACTTAGATGCAAGATTATTGAAAAAATACCGGGATGAAGCTTCTGATGAAGTGATCGAAAGATCCAGAAAAAGAGGTCAGGAAGTTGGCGAGGCCGTTTGGAAATGGTTTACTTCTGATCCTGTAGCATACAATCATTACAAAAACCCATTCCAGGGGTATGACTGGCAGACGAATTATAAAAAAGAAGGAGATTGGAAACCTACTCCTCCGGGACCAAACCAACCAATGGGTGGTGTTTATGGACGATGCAGAACTTTCGTTCTACAAGGGAATGCAGAAAAAACTGCGAGAAAACCCCTACCATACAGTACAGATAAAAACTCCCCATACTATGGCCAGGCTTATGAGATATTAACCCGTAATAATTCATTAGAAGCAGAAGAAGACCAATGGGTGGGTGAATTCTGGAGTGATGATTTGTTGAATCAAACTTTTTCTCCTGGCCCGAGATGGATTGCCATTGGTGATCAGGTATTGAAAAATGAAAACAGCAATTTGGAAATCGCCATTGCCATGAGCGCCAAAGTGGGTATCGCACTTCATGAGTCTGCTGTAGCATGTTGGTATTCCAAATACTTTTACAATGTAGAAAGACCACAGACGTACATCAACAAATACTTGGACCCAACCTGGATTTCATCATTGATTTATGCTGAAAACAAATGGGATGGATTTACACCACCATTTCCTGCTTACCCTTCCGGTCACTCTACCATGGGTGCAGCCGGTGCAGAAGCTTTGGCCAGTATCTTTGGTTACAGCTATGGCATGACGGATTATTGTCATCAGGGCAGAGCGGAATTCAACGGTACGCCTCGTACATTTGGCAGTTTCTTTGAAATGGCTCAGGAAAATGCCTGGTCAAGGGTTCCACTTGGTGTTCACTGGAGAATGGACTGCGATGAAGGTGTTAGATTTGGTACTGAAATAGCACGCAAAATGAATTCAAGAATCCCTTGGAAAGGTTAA
- a CDS encoding glycosyltransferase family 2 protein: protein MIIDVITPALNEEQAIASVIKDVPSNLVRYFIVCDNGSKDRTVEIARSLGAVVVSEPERGYGAACLKGIEFLNNLPLEEQPDIVVFIDADYSDYPEEIPELIRPILENKADLVIGSRVLGDAERGSLNFVQRFGNALATLLIRCIYGYQFTDLGPFRAIKFKTLQELGMKDRNYGWTVEMQIRVAKLKIRATEVPVNYKNRIGKSKVSGTVKGSILAGYKIIYTIFKLL, encoded by the coding sequence ATGATCATAGATGTCATTACGCCTGCGCTCAATGAGGAGCAGGCCATTGCCAGCGTCATCAAAGATGTTCCTTCCAATTTAGTAAGATACTTTATAGTCTGCGACAACGGCAGTAAAGACCGCACCGTCGAAATTGCCCGCTCCCTGGGTGCTGTAGTCGTTTCGGAACCTGAAAGAGGTTATGGAGCCGCCTGCCTGAAAGGCATTGAATTCCTCAACAACCTACCCTTAGAAGAACAACCTGACATTGTCGTGTTTATAGATGCCGATTATTCAGATTATCCCGAAGAAATACCGGAATTAATCCGACCTATCCTTGAAAACAAGGCAGATCTTGTTATTGGTTCAAGGGTGTTGGGCGATGCGGAGCGAGGTTCCCTGAACTTTGTCCAGCGGTTTGGAAATGCCTTGGCTACCTTGTTGATCAGGTGCATCTATGGATACCAGTTTACAGATCTTGGACCATTTAGGGCCATAAAATTTAAAACCCTGCAAGAATTGGGGATGAAGGACCGGAATTATGGCTGGACGGTGGAGATGCAAATCCGGGTTGCAAAACTAAAAATACGCGCTACAGAAGTACCTGTAAACTACAAAAACCGAATTGGGAAATCAAAGGTATCCGGCACCGTCAAGGGAAGTATTTTAGCCGGTTACAAGATAATTTACACCATTTTTAAATTACTATAA
- a CDS encoding MFS transporter, which translates to MSQQNSKAELGWVIFDWANSSYSLVISTAIFPTFFIAMTDAKIPFMGFSLSNSAVYSFAVAFAYLVVSFLSPVLSGIADYGGHRKLFMRIFTTLGSLCCMLLFFFDGMEHLWIGLIAFMGAATCHAGSLVFYDSYLSELVPPKRSDKLSARGYAFGYVGSVILLITNILMIQKPDWFGFTEEMVKNHVPVRMAFFTVGAWWLGFSQLSFAWLPKDKTVASKKFLLSEGLHELQKAWKQIQTQDSVFYYLAAFFCYSAGVQTVVYLASPFAQKELGFESSELIIVILLLQIVAIGGAYIFAHVSKLTNNLVSMKWMLLIWVVICIACYFIHTKIHFYFIAGMVGMVIGGIQAISRSTYSKLLPHDHRDITCFFSFYDVVYYISIVSGTLLFGLIEQIFGSMRYSVLSLIMFFVLGFILISKVKKEHLATE; encoded by the coding sequence ATGTCTCAACAAAACTCAAAAGCCGAACTGGGATGGGTCATATTTGACTGGGCCAATTCTTCTTATTCTCTGGTCATCTCAACAGCTATTTTTCCAACTTTCTTCATTGCCATGACCGATGCCAAAATTCCGTTTATGGGATTTAGTTTGAGTAATTCTGCAGTTTATTCTTTTGCCGTGGCGTTTGCCTACCTGGTCGTCAGTTTCCTTTCTCCTGTCCTTTCAGGAATAGCAGATTATGGCGGCCACCGAAAATTGTTCATGCGGATATTTACCACGTTAGGCAGTTTATGTTGCATGTTGCTGTTTTTCTTTGATGGGATGGAGCATTTGTGGATCGGATTGATCGCATTCATGGGCGCTGCTACTTGTCATGCCGGATCACTGGTATTCTATGATTCCTACTTGTCTGAATTGGTTCCTCCAAAAAGATCAGATAAACTCAGTGCCAGAGGTTATGCATTTGGTTATGTAGGAAGTGTAATACTTTTAATCACCAATATTCTGATGATTCAAAAACCGGATTGGTTTGGCTTTACGGAGGAGATGGTCAAAAATCATGTACCCGTAAGAATGGCATTCTTTACTGTAGGCGCCTGGTGGCTTGGTTTCAGTCAGTTGTCTTTTGCGTGGTTACCTAAAGATAAAACAGTGGCCAGCAAGAAATTTCTACTTTCTGAAGGACTCCATGAATTGCAGAAAGCATGGAAGCAAATTCAAACACAAGATTCCGTATTTTATTACCTGGCCGCTTTTTTTTGTTACAGTGCAGGTGTTCAGACGGTAGTTTATCTGGCCTCTCCTTTTGCACAGAAAGAACTTGGTTTTGAATCTTCAGAACTCATCATTGTCATCTTGCTTTTACAAATTGTTGCCATAGGCGGAGCTTATATATTTGCTCATGTATCCAAGCTCACCAACAATTTGGTGAGTATGAAATGGATGCTACTTATTTGGGTCGTCATTTGCATTGCCTGCTATTTTATCCACACCAAAATTCACTTTTATTTTATAGCAGGAATGGTCGGAATGGTCATTGGTGGAATTCAGGCAATCTCCAGATCCACCTACTCAAAATTACTTCCACACGATCATCGGGACATTACTTGTTTTTTTAGCTTTTACGATGTGGTCTATTACATCTCCATTGTAAGTGGGACCTTGTTGTTTGGGCTAATAGAACAAATTTTCGGAAGTATGCGCTACAGTGTACTGAGCCTGATTATGTTTTTTGTCTTAGGGTTTATTCTGATCAGTAAAGTAAAGAAGGAACATCTGGCAACAGAGTAA
- a CDS encoding glycosyltransferase, with product MNQLHVFLIILYTACLLYMTFFCLLQLSLLKAYRKQKKNKVNVPSLSAEDEHPMVTIQLPIFNELYVVDRLLDNITKLDYPKDKMHIQVLDDSTDETVGHAQSKVAYYKSQGFDIEHLHRTNRQGYKAGALKEGMKSAKGEFVAIFDADFLPNPDFLKRALPHFSHERIAVVQSRWAHLNEDYSLLTRLQAFQLNVHFTVEQAGRCEADHFLQFNGTAGIWRKAAIEDAGGWHSDTLTEDLDLSYRAQIKGWKIKFVEDITCPAELPVEIYGYKSQQFRWMKGGAENSKKLLPTILKADLPLKTKFYAAMHLLGSSIFLVIFWVALISVPVLYAMDDMGMKATFLGFCLLGTISMMSIFYEANVVTCWNDQPLGKRLLNFVILFPVFMAVSMGLSFHNSIAVIQGFRGKKSSFVRTPKFSIIKSSESFSKNQYIIQKIDWKTWAEAIIFAYFAFAIGLGLMIEYYSFIMFHVMLMVGFGINFFYSMRHLSTK from the coding sequence ATGAACCAACTACATGTCTTTTTAATAATTCTATACACGGCTTGCTTGTTGTATATGACATTTTTCTGTCTTCTTCAATTAAGCCTTTTGAAGGCATACAGAAAGCAAAAGAAAAATAAAGTTAATGTACCCTCCCTCAGCGCGGAGGATGAACACCCGATGGTGACCATCCAACTCCCCATCTTTAATGAGTTGTATGTGGTGGATCGTTTGTTGGATAACATCACCAAGCTGGATTACCCAAAAGATAAAATGCACATTCAGGTTCTGGATGATTCCACAGATGAAACCGTGGGACATGCTCAATCTAAAGTTGCCTACTATAAAAGTCAGGGATTTGACATTGAACACCTTCACAGGACCAATCGCCAAGGTTATAAAGCAGGTGCCTTAAAAGAAGGAATGAAATCAGCGAAGGGTGAGTTTGTTGCCATTTTTGACGCTGACTTTTTACCCAATCCTGATTTCCTAAAAAGAGCACTGCCCCATTTCAGTCATGAGCGCATTGCAGTGGTGCAGAGCAGATGGGCACACCTGAATGAAGATTATTCTCTATTGACCAGATTACAGGCCTTCCAGCTCAATGTACACTTCACGGTAGAACAGGCAGGCAGATGTGAAGCAGATCACTTCCTACAGTTCAATGGCACTGCAGGTATATGGCGCAAAGCCGCCATAGAAGATGCAGGAGGCTGGCATTCCGATACACTCACTGAAGATCTTGACCTGAGCTACAGAGCGCAGATCAAAGGATGGAAAATAAAATTTGTAGAAGACATTACATGCCCCGCAGAATTACCGGTTGAAATTTATGGATATAAATCACAGCAATTTCGCTGGATGAAAGGTGGTGCAGAAAATTCAAAGAAACTTTTGCCGACTATCTTAAAAGCAGATTTACCGTTAAAGACAAAATTTTATGCTGCTATGCATTTATTGGGCAGCAGTATCTTTCTGGTTATATTTTGGGTTGCATTGATCAGTGTTCCGGTACTCTATGCGATGGATGATATGGGTATGAAGGCTACCTTCCTTGGTTTTTGCTTGCTTGGCACCATTTCAATGATGTCCATTTTTTATGAAGCCAATGTGGTTACCTGTTGGAACGACCAACCCCTGGGTAAAAGGTTGTTGAATTTTGTCATCCTATTTCCTGTTTTTATGGCGGTGTCTATGGGACTTAGTTTCCACAACAGCATAGCAGTCATTCAGGGTTTCCGAGGAAAGAAATCAAGCTTCGTGCGTACACCGAAATTCAGCATCATAAAAAGCAGCGAATCTTTTAGTAAAAATCAATACATCATTCAAAAAATTGATTGGAAGACTTGGGCGGAGGCCATCATCTTTGCCTACTTTGCCTTTGCGATAGGGCTTGGTTTGATGATTGAATATTACTCTTTTATTATGTTTCACGTGATGTTGATGGTAGGTTTTGGAATAAACTTTTTCTATTCCATGCGTCATTTGAGTACCAAGTAA
- a CDS encoding HAMP domain-containing histidine kinase yields the protein MQIRTRLTLQFILLAAGILGFSLLFFYSKYSQLVMKEHFYSLKTRSSNIAERVLRDQNAAITGQLNKNDSFALVVNSNVEIYNSRFQKVYALNSGSISLNSEEMVTLMEDKEICFTDKQDVNKIGYVFIASNGDKYYVLAQKKMNMEELVSIQYILLLTMLIGLFIAAAGGWWYTKQALSPVKTVVAQVESMLPSNLNVRIVNSGSKDEINHLITTFNRLLDRIEEAFAMQRNFISNVSHELKNPISVITSQLEVLLQQKSRTEEEYKRSVQSVLEDAFRLSDITDNLLQMARLHSEQGSVNFSTVRIDDLLLESRTLLLKSNSEYKIDIDIVGDPISEEDFCVTGNKSLLRSAFMNIMDNCCKYSQDKYVDVKIYFEKNGNRRLEMADDGPGIKTEDIPLVFKPFYRDPKAKHKKGSGIGLSLVDSVMKIHQFSIDIDSKKGQGTIFKVQFPLYSPN from the coding sequence ATGCAAATTAGAACCAGGTTGACCTTACAATTTATACTGCTGGCTGCAGGGATACTTGGTTTTTCATTATTGTTCTTTTATTCCAAGTACAGTCAATTGGTCATGAAGGAACATTTTTACTCATTAAAAACAAGATCATCCAACATTGCCGAAAGGGTGTTGAGAGACCAGAATGCTGCTATTACAGGACAGCTTAATAAGAATGACAGTTTCGCTTTGGTTGTAAATTCCAATGTAGAGATATACAACAGTCGTTTCCAAAAAGTGTATGCATTAAATTCAGGATCGATCAGTTTGAATTCTGAAGAAATGGTCACCCTGATGGAAGATAAAGAAATTTGTTTTACGGATAAACAGGATGTAAACAAAATTGGCTATGTGTTTATTGCATCCAATGGTGATAAGTATTACGTGCTTGCGCAGAAAAAGATGAATATGGAAGAATTGGTAAGTATTCAATACATACTTTTGCTAACCATGTTAATTGGGCTTTTTATTGCTGCAGCTGGTGGCTGGTGGTATACCAAGCAAGCTTTGAGTCCCGTAAAGACTGTGGTGGCACAAGTAGAATCCATGTTGCCCTCGAATTTAAATGTAAGAATCGTAAACAGTGGATCAAAGGATGAAATCAATCATCTGATCACGACCTTCAACCGTTTGTTGGACAGGATTGAAGAAGCATTTGCCATGCAAAGGAATTTTATTTCCAATGTTTCCCATGAATTAAAAAATCCCATTTCCGTAATTACCTCTCAATTAGAAGTCTTACTGCAACAAAAAAGTCGAACAGAAGAAGAATACAAGCGCTCCGTTCAATCAGTGTTAGAGGATGCCTTCCGTTTGTCCGACATCACAGATAATTTGTTACAAATGGCCAGGCTTCATTCTGAACAAGGCTCCGTAAATTTTTCGACCGTCAGAATTGATGACTTGCTTTTAGAATCACGTACCCTTTTATTAAAATCCAACTCAGAGTATAAGATAGATATAGACATAGTGGGGGATCCTATTTCAGAAGAAGATTTTTGTGTGACCGGGAATAAGTCATTGCTCAGATCTGCCTTTATGAATATCATGGATAATTGTTGTAAATATTCTCAGGATAAATATGTGGACGTGAAGATCTATTTTGAAAAAAATGGAAATAGAAGACTTGAAATGGCAGATGATGGTCCTGGAATCAAAACTGAGGACATTCCATTGGTCTTTAAGCCATTTTACCGGGACCCAAAAGCAAAACATAAAAAGGGATCAGGGATTGGATTGTCACTGGTTGATTCTGTAATGAAAATTCACCAATTTTCCATTGACATTGATTCTAAAAAAGGTCAAGGCACGATATTTAAAGTTCAATTTCCATTGTACTCCCCAAACTAA